In one window of Halococcus salifodinae DSM 8989 DNA:
- the ddh gene encoding D-2-hydroxyacid dehydrogenase, producing MTDRPELRRLCVHESIGNAIPREGFVSAFDNFPIPIELVSDDETYDEGDAVASFEPRPEFLDAGWVHVIRAGYDAFDTNAYETARTPLTNSTGIHGTTVGEIAVGYMLSLARMLHIYRDRQNDDDWYEPEYSRPFTVEDERLCVIGLGTLGQGISERANALGMDVVGVRRSGKSIPGVSEVYHPDDLHDAIADARFVAVAVPHTPSTEGMISTAEFEAMGDDAYLVNVARGPIVDEDALIDALDSGTIAGAGLDVFETEPLPEESPLWDFEEVIISPHRGSATNRYHLDIAELVAENVHRYQDGESLKNRVV from the coding sequence ATGACCGACCGTCCCGAGTTACGACGACTCTGTGTTCACGAATCGATCGGCAACGCGATCCCAAGAGAAGGCTTCGTATCGGCGTTCGACAATTTCCCGATCCCCATCGAACTCGTCAGCGACGACGAAACGTACGACGAGGGCGACGCAGTCGCCTCGTTCGAGCCGCGTCCAGAGTTCCTCGACGCCGGCTGGGTGCACGTGATTCGTGCAGGCTACGATGCGTTCGACACCAACGCGTACGAGACCGCAAGAACTCCCCTGACGAACAGCACGGGCATTCATGGTACCACCGTCGGCGAGATCGCCGTCGGCTACATGCTCTCGCTGGCCCGCATGCTCCACATCTATCGCGATCGACAGAACGACGACGACTGGTACGAGCCGGAGTACAGCCGGCCCTTCACCGTCGAAGACGAGCGCCTGTGCGTCATCGGTCTCGGGACGCTCGGCCAGGGAATCAGCGAGCGTGCGAACGCGCTCGGGATGGACGTCGTCGGCGTCCGTCGCTCCGGGAAATCGATCCCGGGCGTCTCCGAGGTGTACCACCCCGACGATCTCCACGACGCCATTGCGGACGCCCGTTTCGTCGCGGTCGCCGTCCCGCACACCCCGTCGACCGAGGGGATGATCAGCACCGCCGAGTTCGAAGCAATGGGCGACGACGCCTATCTCGTCAACGTCGCCCGTGGGCCGATCGTCGACGAGGACGCACTCATCGACGCGCTCGACTCGGGCACGATCGCCGGTGCGGGGCTGGACGTCTTCGAGACCGAACCCCTCCCCGAGGAGTCGCCGCTGTGGGACTTCGAGGAGGTCATCATCTCGCCGCACCGTGGGTCGGCGACGAACCGCTATCACCTCGACATCGCCGAACTGGTCGCCGAGAACGTCCACCGGTATCAGGACGGCGAGTCGTTGAAGAATCGCGTCGTCTGA
- a CDS encoding IclR family transcriptional regulator domain-containing protein, which yields MSDTGLRLLNLDVGARRRRRIDETAKSEIRRSAEEYGEMANLLVEERGRGIFLHRADSSRATNLDTHAGREVYHHTTALGKVILAGFSDGRVSDVIER from the coding sequence ATGTCCGACACCGGACTCCGACTGCTGAACCTCGACGTAGGGGCACGCCGACGGCGGAGGATCGACGAAACGGCGAAATCGGAGATACGGCGATCGGCCGAGGAGTACGGCGAAATGGCGAACCTGCTGGTCGAAGAACGGGGACGTGGAATATTTCTCCACAGAGCCGACAGCAGTCGCGCGACGAATCTCGATACTCACGCCGGTCGCGAAGTGTATCACCACACAACGGCGCTGGGCAAGGTGATTCTCGCGGGCTTTTCCGACGGACGAGTGAGCGATGTCATCGAGCGGTGA
- a CDS encoding NRAMP family divalent metal transporter: MAALERVRGYTAEIGPAWLAGAIAAGPATMASLIAGGAGFGYTLLWVAVLSAVLGALSQYLAMRLGLLTEAGIVSVVEDHLGDGWAWLLVADTVLAAGLAQLVIMKTVAGVSATVTGIDARIWAVVWGLVLAIGLASGGYHIAELGAKVLVSLVVLAFVASLFVVPIDLSAAAGGLVPRIPAGVDGALVAAGVLGGAVHITLVTMQSYTMAARGWTREDAGLARFDVIVSMLGAFGVYSLAIFLVAASVLHGPNVAAAELTATAAAQALGPLVGDAASWLFLLGLWGAAISTLGANTVVPPYLLADKLGWERDVADPRYRAAVVVVALAGIAGVFVGGEVFPLLVLTLAFGLVGTPFALALVLYLLNDRQAVPETNSTAANVGGVVLIGVTAVTAGSFLQGQIASGLTPVTLFVLIFAAVLGIATLLLLALFVRERLDSASTTVESAG, from the coding sequence ATGGCCGCACTCGAACGCGTTCGCGGATACACCGCGGAGATCGGACCGGCGTGGCTCGCGGGGGCGATCGCCGCCGGCCCGGCGACAATGGCCAGCCTCATCGCCGGCGGGGCGGGCTTCGGCTACACCCTGCTCTGGGTCGCCGTGCTTTCGGCAGTGCTCGGCGCGCTCTCACAGTATCTCGCGATGCGGCTCGGACTGCTGACCGAGGCGGGGATCGTCTCGGTCGTCGAGGACCATCTCGGCGACGGCTGGGCGTGGCTGCTCGTCGCCGACACGGTGCTGGCCGCCGGATTGGCGCAGTTGGTCATCATGAAGACGGTTGCCGGCGTCTCCGCGACGGTCACCGGGATCGACGCCCGGATCTGGGCGGTCGTCTGGGGGCTCGTGCTCGCGATCGGACTCGCCAGTGGCGGCTATCACATCGCCGAACTCGGCGCGAAAGTGCTCGTCTCGCTCGTCGTCCTCGCCTTCGTCGCCTCGCTGTTCGTCGTTCCCATCGATCTCTCGGCGGCGGCTGGCGGGCTCGTGCCACGGATCCCCGCCGGCGTCGACGGTGCGCTCGTCGCCGCAGGGGTTCTCGGCGGCGCGGTCCACATCACGCTCGTGACGATGCAGTCGTACACGATGGCGGCACGCGGCTGGACCCGCGAGGACGCCGGTCTCGCACGTTTCGACGTCATCGTCTCGATGCTGGGTGCGTTCGGCGTCTACAGCCTCGCCATCTTCCTCGTGGCTGCGTCGGTGCTCCACGGGCCGAACGTCGCGGCCGCCGAGCTGACCGCGACCGCAGCCGCACAGGCGCTTGGCCCACTCGTCGGCGATGCTGCGAGCTGGCTGTTCCTGCTCGGGCTCTGGGGTGCAGCCATCTCGACGCTCGGCGCGAACACGGTCGTCCCGCCGTACCTCCTCGCGGACAAGCTGGGGTGGGAGCGCGACGTTGCCGATCCGCGATACCGGGCGGCCGTCGTCGTCGTCGCGCTCGCTGGCATCGCCGGCGTGTTCGTCGGCGGAGAGGTATTTCCGCTGCTCGTCCTGACGCTCGCGTTCGGGCTCGTCGGGACGCCGTTCGCGCTCGCGCTCGTCCTCTACTTGCTCAACGACCGGCAGGCGGTCCCGGAGACGAACTCGACGGCCGCCAACGTCGGCGGCGTGGTGCTCATCGGCGTGACCGCCGTCACGGCCGGTTCGTTCCTCCAAGGGCAGATCGCGAGCGGGCTGACGCCGGTCACGCTGTTCGTCCTCATCTTCGCCGCCGTTCTCGGGATCGCGACGTTGCTGTTGCTCGCGCTGTTCGTCCGCGAACGACTCGACAGCGCCAGCACAACCGTCGAATCGGCAGGCTGA